In the Lepus europaeus isolate LE1 chromosome 18, mLepTim1.pri, whole genome shotgun sequence genome, one interval contains:
- the P2RX5 gene encoding P2X purinoceptor 5, with protein sequence MDCKGLCLSFFDYKTEKYVVAKNKKVGLLYRLLQFGILLYLLLWVFLVKKGYQDVDTSLHSSVVTKVKGVAYTNTSELGVRLWDVADYVIPPQGENVFFIVTNLVVTPHQQQGVCAENEHVPDGRCSQDSDCPAGVPVKAGNGVKTGRCLQAGNSSRGTCEIFAWCPVESRSKPKKPLLGDAEDFTVYIKNFIRFPKFNFSKTNVLDTKDKTLLKSCHFGPKNPYCPIFRLGSVVRWAGSSFEDIALEGGVIGIHIEWNCDLDKPASECNPHYSFSRLDYSFEKTVSTGYNFRFAKYYRDAAGVEFRILMKAYGIRFDVLVNGKAGKFNIIPTVINLASGVALMGAAAFICDMVLIYIIKKSEFYRDKKFEKVRGREQSALGTEDQTAGLEELPKTGLEEAPQAPLGSSCDSGFKGNGCVCQQLLEPTSSRPGSPESVNVELPQNPEAKQT encoded by the exons ATGGACTGCAAGgggctctgcctgtccttcttCGACTACAAGACAGAAAAGTATGTGGTGGCCAAGAACAAGAAGGTGGGCCTGCTCTACAGGCTGCTGCAGTTCGGCATCCTGCTCTACCTGCTCCT GTGGGTGTTCCTGGTCAAGAAGGGCTACCAGGACGTGGACACCTCGCTGCACAGTTCTGTGGTCACCAAAGTCAAGGGCGTGGCCTACACCAATACCTCGGAGCTCGGGGTGCGGCTCTGGGATGTTGCCGACTACGTCATTCCTCCCCAG GGAGAGAATGTCTTCTTCATCGTCACCAACCTGGTTGTGACCCCTCACCAGCAGCAGGGCGTCTGTGCTGAG AATGAGCACGTTCCCGACGGCCGGTGTTCTCAGGACAGCGACTGCCCCGCGGGAGTGCCCGTGAAGGCTGGAAATG GAGTGAAGACTGGCCGCTGCCTGCAGGCAGGGAACTCCAGCAGGGGCACCTGTGAGATCTTCGCCTGGTGTCCGGTGGAGTCCAGGTCCAAGCCCAA GAAGCCGCTCCTGGGGGACGCCGAAGACTTCACCGTTTATATAAAGAACTTCATTCGCTTCCCCAAATTCAACTTCTCCAA GACGAATGTGCTGGACACGAAGGACAAAACGCTGCTGAAGTCCTGTCACTTTGGCCCCAAGAACCCCTACTGCCCCATCTTCCGCCTGGGGTCCGTGGTCCGCTGGGCTGGGAGCAGCTTCGAGGACATAGCCCTGGAG GGTGGCGTGATAGGCATTCACATCGAATGGAACTGTGATCTCGACAAACCGGCCTCCGAATGCAACCCTCACTATTCTTTTAGCCGTCTGGATTACAGCTTTGAAAAGACCGTATCGACTGGGTACAACTTCAG gtTTGCCAAATACTACCGAGACGCCGCCGGGGTGGAGTTCCGCATCCTGATGAAAGCCTACGGCATCCGCTTCGACGTGCTAGTGAACGGCAAG GCAGGGAAATTCAACATCATCCCCACCGTCATCAACCTGGCCTCTGGGGTGGCGCTCATGGGTGCC GCGGCGTTCATCTGTGACATGGTACTCATCTACATCATCAAAAAGAGCGAGTTCTACCGTGACAAGAAGTTTGAGAAAGTGAG GGGACGAGAGCAGTCAGCCTTGGGGACTGAAGACCAGACGGCCGGGTTGGAGGAGCTGCCCAAGACggggctggaggaagctcccCAGGCACCGCTGGGAAGCAGCTGTGACAGCGGCTTTAAGGGGAACGGCTGTGTGTGCCAGCAGCTGCTGGAGCCCACCAG